In Syntrophales bacterium, a single window of DNA contains:
- a CDS encoding flavin prenyltransferase UbiX, translating to MSYILAITGASGAIYAKTLIEYFHKEGLPLQCLISKVGEEVWKWEIGSPIAGMLPPEITLYAEDDWWAPAASGSVKAEAMIVLPCSMGTLAAISQGLARNIIQRTADVMLKEKRPLILVPRETPFNTIHLENMLRLTNAGATILPAMPGFYHRPETVQDLVNFVVARVLDHLGLAHTLVKSWEEMMKNP from the coding sequence ATGAGCTATATCCTTGCCATTACAGGCGCCAGCGGCGCTATTTATGCGAAGACTCTTATTGAGTATTTCCATAAGGAAGGTCTGCCCCTGCAGTGTTTAATCAGCAAGGTGGGTGAGGAGGTCTGGAAGTGGGAAATTGGCAGTCCCATTGCCGGGATGCTGCCGCCCGAGATCACCTTGTATGCTGAGGATGACTGGTGGGCTCCGGCAGCCAGCGGGAGTGTTAAAGCCGAAGCGATGATAGTCCTGCCCTGCTCTATGGGTACCCTGGCGGCTATTTCCCAGGGTCTGGCCCGTAATATCATTCAACGCACTGCCGATGTGATGCTTAAAGAAAAAAGGCCACTGATTCTTGTGCCGAGAGAAACGCCTTTTAACACCATCCATCTTGAAAATATGCTTCGGCTTACTAATGCCGGAGCGACGATACTTCCGGCTATGCCCGGTTTTTATCACAGGCCTGAGACGGTGCAGGATTTGGTAAATTTTGTTGTGGCGCGGGTACTGGACCACTTGGGATTAGCGCACACACTTGTTAAATCCTGGGAAGAAATGATGAAGAATCCCTAA